A stretch of the Mycobacteroides immunogenum genome encodes the following:
- a CDS encoding alpha/beta fold hydrolase, producing the protein MAHTLGHSARMVLADGRALHYMRAGSGAGPTVVFESGLGASRSEWGLVAPLVAEQFPTVVYDRANLGRSDPDRAPRTVQRLAADLGELLTALDGGPYILVGHSYGGTIALAAAGDRSDIAALVLVDHSDEQLDVCCGSSLKHLRRLALAGRWSMGVLRRLHLLGPLVRRAAPGLPADVAADLIAEDLTVAAQQAADAEEQFFLAGLASLRAQRPDLGGIPVTVISGVKTTLLDRSIRAAFLGAHRRAAERLGARHVLAQKSGHLVVFTEPHLIADEISGIAARIATTPR; encoded by the coding sequence ATGGCACACACCTTGGGTCACAGTGCCCGGATGGTTCTGGCCGATGGCCGGGCGTTGCACTATATGCGCGCCGGTAGCGGTGCCGGCCCGACAGTGGTGTTCGAGTCGGGTTTGGGTGCTTCACGCTCGGAGTGGGGCCTGGTGGCGCCGCTGGTGGCCGAGCAGTTCCCGACGGTGGTCTATGACCGGGCCAATCTGGGCCGCAGCGACCCCGACCGGGCCCCGCGCACAGTGCAGCGTTTGGCCGCCGATCTGGGGGAATTGTTGACAGCTCTTGATGGCGGCCCGTACATCCTGGTCGGGCACAGCTACGGGGGCACGATCGCACTGGCCGCCGCCGGCGATCGGTCCGATATCGCCGCGCTGGTGCTCGTGGATCATTCCGATGAGCAGCTCGATGTGTGCTGCGGGTCTTCGCTCAAACATCTGCGCCGGCTGGCGCTGGCAGGCCGTTGGAGCATGGGTGTGCTGCGGCGGCTGCACCTGCTGGGGCCCCTGGTGCGCCGCGCGGCACCGGGGCTGCCCGCCGACGTGGCCGCCGATCTGATCGCCGAAGACTTGACCGTCGCCGCGCAGCAGGCCGCAGACGCCGAGGAGCAGTTCTTTCTGGCCGGGTTGGCCAGCCTGCGTGCGCAGCGCCCCGATCTCGGGGGCATCCCGGTCACCGTGATCTCGGGGGTCAAGACCACACTGCTGGACCGCTCGATCCGCGCGGCGTTCCTCGGCGCCCACCGCCGCGCCGCCGAACGCCTCGGCGCCCGCCACGTGCTCGCCCAAAAATCCGGGCACCTCGTGGTGTTCACCGAACCGCACCTGATCGCCGACGAGATCAGCGGCATCGCCGCACGTATCGCGACCACACCGCGCTAA
- a CDS encoding polysaccharide deacetylase family protein yields MGAVLASVRLQIAVVAAVVLAAAGVVGIAVRHRLLLGPDTVDCARYKCVALTFDDGPTPFTDRLLQVLVDRGAKGTFFLIGNKVAADPAAARRIAAAGMEVANHTWEHPNMATIPIEAIGGQLSRGAEAITAATGIRPHLYRPAGGVSRAAVRAEAGRQHMAEILWDVIPFDWINDADTAATVYMLKTQIKPGSVVLLHDTYSSTVDIVYQFLPVLIANGYHMVTVSHLLGDRAPGSSYGGRENGPPVNDIHDIPPAQIPALPATPSPRPAPNLPITDIDGQNPGGPQ; encoded by the coding sequence GTGGGTGCGGTGCTGGCGTCGGTGCGGCTGCAGATCGCGGTGGTCGCGGCGGTGGTGTTGGCTGCGGCGGGGGTGGTCGGGATCGCAGTGCGCCACCGGCTGCTGTTGGGTCCGGACACGGTGGATTGTGCACGCTACAAATGTGTGGCGCTGACCTTCGATGACGGCCCGACCCCGTTTACCGATCGGCTGTTGCAGGTGCTTGTCGACCGCGGCGCCAAGGGCACCTTTTTCCTGATCGGCAACAAGGTCGCCGCCGACCCTGCTGCGGCCCGCCGCATCGCCGCGGCCGGGATGGAGGTGGCCAATCACACCTGGGAGCACCCCAACATGGCGACCATCCCGATCGAGGCTATCGGCGGCCAGCTCAGCAGGGGCGCTGAGGCGATCACCGCGGCCACCGGGATCCGGCCACATCTGTATCGGCCCGCCGGTGGGGTCTCTCGCGCGGCGGTACGCGCCGAAGCCGGCCGCCAGCACATGGCCGAAATCTTGTGGGATGTCATACCGTTCGACTGGATCAACGACGCCGACACCGCCGCCACCGTGTACATGCTCAAAACTCAGATCAAGCCCGGTTCGGTGGTGCTGCTGCACGACACCTATTCGAGCACCGTCGATATCGTCTATCAGTTCCTGCCGGTATTGATCGCCAACGGCTACCACATGGTCACCGTCAGCCACCTGCTCGGCGACCGCGCCCCCGGCAGCAGTTACGGGGGCCGCGAAAACGGTCCGCCCGTCAATGACATTCACGACATCCCGCCCGCACAGATCCCGGCCCTGCCGGCCACGCCCTCACCACGACCGGCACCCAACCTGCCGATCACCGACATCGACGGCCAAAACCCCGGCGGCCCCCAATGA
- a CDS encoding DUF1942 domain-containing protein, producing the protein MSTLRVLGLALAAAGFFLAGLLAPPLGHAAGSCPHRFGAAQQLPDAGGGTQGWTVSGLKKSAAVLPGYTPAGQLWEAAATVRADRGTITPLIPNLAAHAIGGHYPVLWQVGTDQGLPAATLDEGQSSSGTVYFDVTGPDPMAVVYTAGAGAPAMMWCCDAAMGTSANKTMDPKMNAEMKAMMAHCPCCQDMPAPTAAPGAGCPCCGPAPDPA; encoded by the coding sequence GTGTCAACACTGCGTGTCCTCGGGCTGGCCCTGGCCGCGGCCGGGTTTTTCCTCGCCGGGCTGCTGGCCCCACCGCTGGGGCACGCCGCCGGGTCCTGTCCGCACCGCTTCGGGGCCGCTCAACAACTGCCCGACGCCGGCGGCGGTACCCAGGGATGGACCGTCAGCGGCCTGAAGAAATCGGCCGCCGTCCTGCCCGGCTACACCCCGGCCGGTCAGCTCTGGGAAGCCGCTGCCACCGTGCGGGCCGATCGCGGCACCATCACCCCGCTCATCCCGAACCTGGCCGCCCACGCCATCGGCGGGCACTACCCGGTGCTCTGGCAGGTTGGCACCGATCAGGGCCTGCCCGCCGCCACCCTCGATGAGGGCCAATCATCTTCGGGCACAGTATATTTTGATGTCACCGGGCCGGACCCCATGGCCGTGGTCTACACCGCCGGCGCCGGCGCGCCGGCGATGATGTGGTGCTGCGACGCCGCGATGGGTACATCCGCGAACAAGACCATGGACCCGAAGATGAACGCCGAGATGAAGGCCATGATGGCGCACTGCCCGTGCTGCCAGGACATGCCCGCCCCCACAGCTGCGCCCGGTGCCGGGTGCCCGTGCTGCGGGCCCGCCCCGGACCCGGCCTAG
- a CDS encoding putative quinol monooxygenase produces the protein MLTGADGPAPVYVAGEVTATLGAEETVWGLLNMLLERTRYDPGNLGYEIFRDAGDPGHFLIQQTWKTPQLLERHLRSAAVSWCITRIQQVAHIPLRLTVCDVHRAHSKPAPLHRARAIAPISGWAAAADTPC, from the coding sequence ATGCTGACCGGCGCCGACGGGCCAGCGCCGGTGTATGTGGCCGGTGAGGTCACCGCAACACTGGGTGCCGAGGAAACGGTGTGGGGCCTGCTCAACATGCTGCTCGAACGCACCCGCTACGACCCGGGCAACCTGGGCTACGAGATTTTCCGGGACGCCGGCGACCCCGGCCATTTCCTGATACAGCAGACCTGGAAGACACCGCAGCTGTTGGAGCGGCACCTGCGCTCGGCGGCGGTGAGCTGGTGCATCACCAGAATCCAGCAGGTAGCCCACATCCCGCTGCGCTTGACGGTCTGCGATGTGCACCGTGCGCACAGCAAACCCGCGCCGCTGCACAGGGCGCGGGCCATCGCACCGATCAGCGGCTGGGCGGCAGCGGCGGACACCCCATGCTGA
- a CDS encoding cadmium resistance transporter — protein MIAGQYLAFIAIVAVSIAIAALGSTLLPPAALPYFGLIPILLGLKAGWSAYRERRSDPDPAPQIPAVPRQGPRMWQVAAVTFANGGDNIGVYVPIFAVATTATISMFTAVFLIGVAIWCAGGKYVASHPLIANVLSRWGHIVLPVALISIGVTILITGGAFGP, from the coding sequence GTGATCGCCGGTCAGTACCTCGCGTTCATCGCGATCGTGGCAGTCTCGATCGCGATCGCCGCCCTGGGATCGACACTGCTGCCGCCCGCCGCGCTCCCATACTTCGGGCTGATACCCATCTTGCTCGGACTCAAAGCGGGCTGGAGCGCCTACCGTGAACGCCGCAGCGACCCCGACCCGGCCCCACAGATACCGGCGGTCCCGCGTCAGGGTCCCAGAATGTGGCAGGTCGCCGCCGTCACCTTCGCTAACGGCGGCGACAACATCGGCGTCTACGTGCCGATCTTCGCGGTTGCAACCACCGCCACTATTTCGATGTTCACCGCCGTGTTTCTCATTGGCGTGGCCATCTGGTGCGCGGGCGGAAAGTACGTCGCTTCGCACCCACTGATTGCCAACGTGCTATCGCGCTGGGGTCACATCGTGCTGCCCGTAGCGCTGATCAGCATCGGCGTCACCATCCTCATCACCGGTGGCGCCTTCGGGCCGTAG
- a CDS encoding helix-turn-helix domain-containing protein, with translation MPTRPSQNDPERVAQWERVRVEVGARIRRERLRQGLTQEQLALACGVTRNVLIDVEHGRRGLLYERLVDIAEALVVPTGSLFGDT, from the coding sequence GTGCCCACCCGTCCCAGTCAGAACGATCCCGAGCGTGTCGCGCAGTGGGAACGCGTCCGCGTCGAGGTGGGCGCCCGGATTCGACGTGAACGTCTGCGGCAGGGTTTGACTCAGGAGCAGTTGGCATTGGCCTGCGGGGTGACCCGCAATGTGTTGATCGACGTCGAACACGGCCGCCGTGGCTTGCTCTACGAGCGTTTGGTCGACATTGCCGAGGCACTGGTGGTGCCTACCGGCTCATTGTTCGGCGACACCTGA
- a CDS encoding heavy metal-responsive transcriptional regulator — translation MRIGQLAEATGTTAATLRYYEDEGLLPPAERTPAGYRQYGGDAIARVGFIHRGQAAGLTLAQIRQILTVRDSGHAPCTHVRELLGTRLADLDEQISILVALRATIARLREQADTVDPGSCNADDVCRYL, via the coding sequence GTGCGAATCGGGCAACTCGCCGAAGCGACCGGGACGACTGCGGCGACGCTGCGCTACTACGAAGACGAGGGCCTCCTGCCGCCCGCCGAGCGCACCCCAGCGGGGTATCGCCAATACGGCGGTGATGCGATCGCCCGGGTCGGCTTCATTCATCGGGGCCAGGCAGCCGGGCTCACCTTGGCCCAGATCCGCCAGATCCTCACCGTCCGAGACAGCGGCCACGCACCGTGCACGCACGTACGTGAGCTGCTCGGCACCCGCCTGGCCGATCTCGATGAACAGATCAGCATCCTGGTTGCGCTGCGGGCCACCATCGCCCGGCTGCGCGAGCAGGCCGACACCGTCGACCCCGGGTCGTGCAACGCTGACGACGTCTGCCGCTACCTGTAG
- a CDS encoding DUF6192 family protein, whose translation MPEKIGNVSKRRYDQLVAEGRNLVEQQSRCQFELGDRALEIEPLQPRGGAHPGPGVELLSVTAAIAMYAQDIGLAASTIMDYRWVASRWPTGQRVHTVSHYIHKVLAGHDNRYALIQQPPTNSRTGERRWDSEAARRAVGWTPRTPVTSQEKVNQVHDLTKDDHVAVSVARDLLKRPNVAFEAMGDQSARHAVNSAQYDRSRQTIVCARQRTPAIRALEHSIEYIDLVGACAQFVAGVGRILPNLRGQEFSTQEKAAVQQNLARVRSTADWIQHAMDTGDVSLDEALAELLKGG comes from the coding sequence ATGCCCGAAAAAATCGGAAACGTCAGCAAGCGCCGCTACGACCAGCTGGTCGCCGAGGGCCGCAACCTAGTCGAGCAGCAATCTCGCTGCCAGTTCGAGCTCGGTGATCGAGCCCTGGAAATCGAGCCGCTGCAGCCGCGCGGCGGAGCGCACCCCGGCCCGGGCGTCGAGCTGCTCAGCGTCACCGCCGCGATCGCCATGTACGCCCAGGACATTGGCCTGGCCGCATCGACGATCATGGACTACCGGTGGGTCGCCTCGCGGTGGCCCACCGGTCAGCGAGTGCACACCGTGTCGCACTACATCCACAAGGTGCTCGCCGGCCACGACAACCGGTACGCATTGATACAACAACCACCCACGAACAGCCGTACTGGTGAGCGCCGATGGGATAGCGAGGCTGCCCGCCGGGCGGTCGGGTGGACGCCACGCACCCCCGTTACCAGCCAAGAGAAAGTCAACCAGGTCCACGACCTGACCAAGGACGACCACGTCGCGGTATCGGTGGCTCGGGACCTGCTCAAACGCCCCAACGTCGCATTCGAAGCCATGGGCGACCAATCAGCACGCCACGCGGTCAACAGCGCCCAATACGACCGATCCCGGCAAACAATCGTGTGCGCACGCCAACGCACACCGGCCATCCGGGCGCTCGAACATAGCATCGAATACATCGATCTGGTCGGTGCCTGCGCCCAGTTCGTCGCCGGCGTCGGCCGCATCCTGCCCAACCTGCGCGGCCAGGAGTTCAGCACGCAGGAAAAGGCCGCGGTCCAGCAGAACCTGGCCCGGGTGCGCAGCACGGCCGATTGGATACAACATGCGATGGACACCGGGGATGTCAGCCTTGATGAGGCTCTTGCCGAATTACTCAAAGGCGGGTGA
- a CDS encoding DUF6262 family protein: protein MAEHHRGTDGLRRHAHQRSDEARRRIDKAIRDRRKRGEPINVNAVARTARVTRKTIYAHPDLLERIRAHTPLHVAPLAPQPRPAAESSIVAALRRQLTTQQTQLSKLRTELKARDEALAAAHGEIARLSNPPR from the coding sequence ATGGCTGAGCATCACCGCGGCACCGACGGGCTGCGCCGCCACGCCCATCAGCGCTCCGATGAGGCCCGCCGCCGCATCGATAAAGCCATCCGCGATCGGCGCAAACGCGGCGAGCCGATCAACGTTAATGCCGTCGCCCGCACCGCCAGGGTCACCCGTAAAACCATCTACGCCCACCCCGACCTGCTCGAACGCATCCGCGCCCACACACCCCTGCACGTGGCGCCACTGGCACCCCAACCACGGCCTGCAGCCGAGAGCTCCATCGTGGCCGCACTACGCCGCCAGCTGACCACCCAACAAACTCAACTGAGCAAACTCAGAACCGAACTCAAAGCCCGCGACGAAGCGCTTGCGGCCGCGCACGGCGAAATCGCCCGCCTCTCAAACCCGCCGCGCTAG
- a CDS encoding multicopper oxidase family protein produces MAVARSRWGRREFLHLGAATAAAGVLAACGTRPSGGSGGQLIGPDSPRVGAVEAIRRDGGGRLVPVNLHAGPLQLDLAGTTVSTWGYGTQIPGPAIRARKGQVLRVNLTNGLAAPTTVHWHGIALRNDMDGVPDLTQPQIAPAGSFTYEFALAHAGTYWFHPHVGTQLDRGLYAPLIVEDPEERADYDAELVVVLDDWIDGTGTDPDKVLAGLRDKGMPGMDMGSMSQMPGMPGMSMGSMGVSAAAPLGTDGGDVTYPYYLINGRVAADPQTVDYRPGTRVRLRIINAAGDSAFRVAAPGTALTVTHTDGFPVAPRQADALLIGMGERIDAIITVGEMSVPLLAAPYGKDGYAQLVLRAGGKPVTGSAANAAAALPTMTALDTASLTATEAVTLAVREPDISYDLRLAGPGAKYAWTINEKTYNPADGLPVREGQRVRLRYLNNSMMFHPMHLHGHTFAVRTASGAYGARKDTVLVAPMQTVEVDFDADNPGQWLTHCHNIYHGEAGMMTVISYRQ; encoded by the coding sequence ATGGCGGTAGCGCGATCGCGGTGGGGCCGGCGCGAGTTTTTGCACCTGGGTGCGGCCACGGCGGCAGCTGGGGTGCTGGCCGCCTGCGGCACCCGGCCATCAGGCGGGTCCGGCGGGCAGCTGATCGGGCCGGACTCACCGCGGGTGGGTGCAGTCGAGGCGATCCGCCGCGACGGCGGCGGGCGGCTGGTGCCGGTGAATCTGCACGCGGGGCCGCTGCAGCTGGATTTGGCCGGCACGACCGTGTCGACGTGGGGGTATGGCACCCAGATTCCCGGCCCGGCGATCCGCGCCCGCAAGGGCCAGGTGCTGCGGGTGAACTTGACCAACGGGCTGGCGGCGCCCACCACGGTGCACTGGCATGGGATCGCGCTGCGCAACGACATGGATGGCGTACCGGATCTGACGCAGCCGCAGATCGCGCCGGCGGGTTCGTTCACCTACGAATTCGCGCTGGCCCATGCGGGCACGTACTGGTTTCATCCGCATGTGGGCACCCAGCTGGATCGGGGCCTGTATGCGCCGCTGATCGTCGAGGACCCCGAGGAGCGCGCCGACTACGACGCCGAACTGGTGGTGGTGCTCGATGACTGGATCGATGGCACCGGCACCGACCCCGACAAGGTGCTGGCGGGATTGCGGGACAAGGGCATGCCCGGCATGGATATGGGCTCGATGAGCCAGATGCCGGGGATGCCGGGGATGTCGATGGGTTCGATGGGGGTCAGTGCCGCCGCGCCGCTGGGTACCGACGGCGGCGATGTCACCTACCCGTACTACCTGATCAACGGGCGGGTGGCCGCCGACCCGCAGACCGTCGATTACCGGCCCGGAACCCGGGTGCGGCTGCGCATCATCAACGCCGCCGGCGACAGCGCGTTTCGGGTCGCGGCCCCCGGTACGGCGCTGACGGTGACCCACACCGACGGCTTCCCGGTGGCGCCCCGGCAGGCCGATGCGCTGCTGATCGGCATGGGCGAGCGCATCGATGCGATCATCACCGTCGGTGAGATGTCGGTGCCGCTGCTGGCCGCCCCCTACGGCAAAGACGGCTACGCCCAGCTGGTGCTGCGCGCCGGCGGCAAACCCGTTACCGGCTCTGCGGCCAACGCGGCCGCGGCGCTACCGACGATGACCGCGCTGGACACCGCGTCCCTGACGGCCACCGAGGCGGTCACGCTGGCCGTGCGTGAACCCGACATCTCCTATGACCTGCGGCTGGCCGGGCCGGGCGCCAAATACGCCTGGACAATCAACGAAAAAACCTACAACCCGGCCGACGGGCTGCCGGTGCGCGAAGGCCAGCGGGTGCGGCTGCGCTACCTCAACAACTCGATGATGTTTCATCCCATGCACCTGCACGGACACACCTTCGCCGTGCGGACCGCGTCCGGGGCCTACGGAGCCCGCAAAGACACCGTGCTGGTGGCGCCCATGCAAACAGTTGAAGTCGACTTCGACGCCGACAACCCGGGCCAGTGGCTCACCCACTGCCACAACATCTATCACGGCGAAGCCGGAATGATGACCGTCATCTCCTACCGCCAATGA
- the lpqS gene encoding putative copper homeostasis (lipo)protein LpqS, whose translation MLVALLVGVLAAAPAVAHCLPGQSHHRHGPARQQSTLITASAATAAGGTGVSITPRRAQEAAHAALCHSVEALAATVRAETSPGLLAASAAALLAAATAVPLLAGISRGPPVRAAAISRSGRVLLTELCILRR comes from the coding sequence GTGCTGGTGGCGCTGCTGGTCGGTGTGCTGGCGGCGGCGCCCGCGGTGGCGCATTGCCTGCCCGGACAGAGCCATCACCGCCACGGGCCTGCCCGCCAGCAAAGCACGCTGATCACAGCGTCGGCCGCAACAGCAGCCGGGGGCACCGGTGTGTCCATCACACCCCGGCGCGCCCAGGAGGCCGCACATGCGGCGCTGTGCCACAGCGTCGAGGCACTGGCCGCGACCGTGCGCGCCGAGACCAGTCCGGGTCTGTTGGCCGCATCCGCCGCAGCGTTGCTGGCCGCGGCCACCGCGGTACCGCTGCTGGCCGGCATCAGCCGGGGCCCGCCGGTGCGTGCCGCCGCGATATCGAGGTCAGGGCGTGTGCTGCTGACTGAGCTGTGCATCCTCCGCCGCTGA
- a CDS encoding carbonic anhydrase yields MNSFLATDTTAHPDALYLTCSDWPVGPPAATGALCTIRNVGNLVPTDPAEGSVDAALDFALNELRVRSIVVCGHSGCGAMAALLSESIDAPTSPVGRWLDNARDTLVAYRDHHLARVGAAASGFSQADQLAVVNVVIQVERLVRHPILVAAAVSGRLRVAGTFYSTDTGCLHEVSANGIPAPGPL; encoded by the coding sequence ATGAACTCTTTCCTGGCCACCGACACCACGGCCCACCCGGACGCGCTGTATCTGACCTGCTCGGATTGGCCGGTTGGGCCGCCAGCGGCCACCGGCGCGCTGTGCACCATCCGCAATGTCGGCAACCTGGTACCCACCGATCCGGCCGAAGGATCGGTCGATGCCGCACTGGATTTCGCGCTCAACGAGCTTCGGGTGCGTTCGATCGTGGTGTGCGGGCACTCGGGCTGCGGGGCCATGGCTGCGCTGCTGTCTGAATCGATCGACGCACCCACGAGCCCGGTCGGCCGCTGGCTCGACAACGCCCGCGACACCCTGGTGGCCTACCGCGATCATCACCTGGCCCGCGTGGGTGCGGCCGCCAGCGGCTTTAGCCAGGCCGATCAGCTGGCCGTGGTCAACGTGGTGATCCAGGTCGAACGCCTTGTGCGCCACCCGATCCTGGTAGCCGCCGCGGTCTCCGGGCGCCTGCGGGTGGCCGGCACCTTCTACAGCACCGACACCGGGTGCCTGCATGAAGTCAGCGCCAACGGCATCCCGGCACCCGGGCCCCTATAA
- the merA gene encoding mercury(II) reductase, whose translation MSQRFDLAVIGSGGAGMAAAIRATSLGRSVVMIERGTFGGTCVNTGCVPSKALIAAAGARHTAAGAERFPGISATAGPVDMAALIGGKQHLVDRLRSDKYADLADTYGWRRIQADATFAGTPEDPVLRVGTHTIEAAQYLVATGARPWMPPVRGLDQVDALTSTTAMELAEVPQSLLVLGGGYVALELAQLFARLGSVVTMLVRSRLASREEPEVSTTLQDVFADEGITVVRGATIVKAERVGGQAVVTAAVAGGEQPFRADKLLVALGRWPVTDLNLAAVDVKTGAAGEIVVTDRLQSSNPRIWAAGDVTGHPEFVYVAAHHGALAAENMFSGADRSVNYTTLPRVTFTNPAVGAVGMTEADMRAAGIRCDCRVLPLTYVPRALVNRDTRGFIKLVADAGTGRLRGITAVADDAGEIAAAGVYILDAAMTVDQVARSWAPYLTMAESIKIAAQSFTTDISQLSCCAS comes from the coding sequence ATGAGTCAGAGATTCGACCTTGCGGTCATCGGGTCGGGCGGGGCGGGGATGGCCGCCGCGATACGCGCGACCTCACTGGGCAGGTCGGTGGTGATGATCGAGCGCGGCACGTTCGGTGGTACGTGTGTGAACACCGGCTGCGTGCCGTCCAAAGCGCTCATCGCCGCCGCTGGGGCCCGGCACACCGCGGCCGGCGCCGAGCGCTTTCCCGGCATTTCGGCTACCGCGGGCCCGGTCGACATGGCGGCGCTGATCGGCGGTAAGCAGCACCTGGTGGACCGGCTGCGCTCGGACAAATACGCCGACCTGGCCGACACCTACGGGTGGCGTCGAATCCAGGCTGACGCCACGTTCGCGGGCACACCCGAGGACCCGGTACTGCGGGTGGGCACCCACACGATCGAGGCCGCGCAGTATCTGGTGGCCACCGGTGCGCGGCCGTGGATGCCGCCGGTCCGTGGACTCGACCAGGTGGACGCCCTGACCTCGACCACCGCGATGGAACTGGCCGAGGTTCCGCAGTCACTGCTGGTGCTCGGCGGCGGGTACGTCGCGTTGGAGCTGGCGCAGCTGTTCGCCCGGCTCGGGTCGGTGGTCACGATGCTGGTCCGCTCCCGCTTGGCGTCCCGGGAGGAACCGGAAGTGTCCACGACACTGCAGGACGTGTTCGCCGACGAGGGCATCACTGTGGTGCGCGGCGCCACCATCGTGAAGGCCGAACGGGTGGGCGGGCAGGCGGTCGTGACCGCAGCGGTCGCAGGCGGCGAACAACCCTTCCGTGCGGACAAGCTGCTGGTCGCGCTCGGGCGCTGGCCTGTCACCGACCTGAACCTGGCCGCGGTCGACGTCAAGACCGGCGCGGCCGGCGAGATCGTGGTCACCGACCGGTTGCAGTCGTCGAATCCGCGTATCTGGGCGGCCGGTGATGTCACCGGGCACCCCGAATTCGTGTACGTCGCCGCCCATCACGGCGCGCTGGCCGCCGAGAACATGTTCAGTGGGGCGGACCGGTCAGTGAACTACACCACCCTGCCGCGGGTGACGTTCACCAACCCGGCCGTGGGGGCGGTCGGGATGACCGAAGCCGACATGCGCGCGGCGGGGATACGCTGCGACTGCCGGGTTCTGCCCCTCACGTACGTGCCGCGGGCACTGGTCAACCGCGACACCCGCGGGTTCATCAAACTGGTCGCCGACGCTGGCACCGGACGGCTGCGCGGCATCACCGCCGTCGCCGACGACGCCGGTGAGATCGCCGCCGCGGGGGTGTACATCCTCGACGCCGCGATGACCGTCGACCAGGTCGCCCGGTCCTGGGCGCCGTACCTGACGATGGCTGAAAGCATCAAGATCGCCGCCCAGTCGTTTACCACCGATATTTCGCAACTGTCCTGCTGCGCGTCCTGA